From Streptomyces griseorubiginosus, one genomic window encodes:
- a CDS encoding HK97 family phage prohead protease, translating to MSVKSDRAKRSGTERRAFPVQLEVRAKAGASNVSTIEGYASVTEEPFEMWDWLGPYSEVVRTGAFGKTLAENPQVQLLLNHGGLAMAYTKAGSLRLSEDTTGLHMEADVSTKRHDVGDMLAALEEGSVDEMSFAFRVTRQQWSPDFDQRDILEVDLHRGDVSVVNFGANPATSVGAVRAADFDRLDEADAKALYERLQRRFQPAEAEPVTLSLFQAQAAVLGL from the coding sequence GTGAGCGTCAAGAGCGACCGGGCCAAGCGGTCCGGGACCGAGCGGCGCGCGTTCCCCGTGCAGCTCGAGGTGCGCGCCAAGGCGGGCGCCAGCAACGTGTCCACGATTGAGGGCTACGCCTCGGTCACCGAGGAGCCGTTCGAGATGTGGGACTGGCTCGGGCCGTACTCGGAAGTCGTGCGCACCGGTGCCTTCGGCAAGACCCTCGCCGAGAACCCCCAGGTGCAGCTGCTGCTGAACCACGGCGGCCTGGCGATGGCGTACACGAAGGCCGGCAGCCTGCGCCTGTCCGAGGACACCACCGGCCTGCACATGGAGGCCGACGTCTCCACCAAGCGCCACGACGTCGGCGACATGCTCGCGGCCCTCGAGGAGGGCAGCGTGGACGAGATGTCGTTCGCGTTCCGGGTGACCCGCCAGCAGTGGTCCCCCGACTTCGACCAGCGCGACATCCTCGAAGTCGACCTGCACCGCGGCGACGTCTCGGTCGTCAATTTCGGGGCGAACCCCGCAACCTCGGTCGGCGCGGTGCGCGCGGCCGACTTCGACCGCCTCGACGAGGCGGACGCCAAGGCGCTGTACGAGCGCCTCCAGCGCCGGTTCCAGCCCGCCGAGGCTGAACCGGTCACGCTGTCGCTGTTCCAGGCGCAGGCCGCCGTTCTGGGCCTGTAG
- a CDS encoding phage portal protein, which produces MSLFFNSREKRGIFTEPPIPRPGSSSMFSRIDLSQTESSLQKVAVWAAVDLVASLTSILPIDVYEGTGAARRELPLPKVLEDPAGDGYGTADWVYQYMMSLLLRGNTNGRVAARDRIGNPTQIVLYHPDMVQGWRDLKSGLPQWRAGGEEVPAAEMWHQRAYTIPGRLMGLSPVAHHATTIAQGLAAARFGQQFFEEGGTPSALLTNEAALDAKQAATAKARFMAALRGSREPLVLGQGWKYQAISVAPEESQFLETQKYTAAECARIYGPGMPEILGYETGGSMTYANVEQRSLDLLTYALDRWLVRTERMFTALLPPGQYVKLNRKALARTDLLTRFRAHALALQNRWTTPNEVRDVEDQPPVKWGDEPNQAPAPKEQID; this is translated from the coding sequence GTGAGCCTGTTCTTCAACTCCCGGGAGAAGCGCGGGATCTTCACCGAGCCGCCGATCCCGCGGCCCGGCAGCAGCTCGATGTTCTCCCGCATCGACCTGTCACAGACCGAGTCCAGCTTGCAGAAGGTCGCCGTGTGGGCCGCCGTCGACCTGGTGGCCTCGCTGACGTCCATCCTGCCCATCGACGTGTACGAGGGCACCGGGGCCGCGCGCAGGGAGCTGCCGCTGCCGAAGGTGCTGGAGGACCCGGCCGGGGACGGCTACGGCACCGCGGACTGGGTGTACCAGTACATGATGTCGCTGCTGCTGCGCGGCAACACCAACGGCCGCGTCGCCGCCCGGGACCGCATCGGCAACCCCACCCAGATCGTGCTGTACCACCCGGACATGGTGCAGGGCTGGCGGGATCTGAAGTCGGGGCTGCCGCAGTGGCGGGCGGGCGGCGAGGAGGTACCCGCCGCCGAGATGTGGCACCAGCGCGCGTACACCATTCCGGGGCGGCTGATGGGCCTGTCGCCGGTGGCCCACCATGCGACGACGATCGCGCAGGGCCTGGCGGCCGCCCGGTTCGGGCAGCAGTTCTTCGAGGAAGGCGGCACGCCATCCGCGCTGCTGACCAACGAGGCGGCCCTGGACGCGAAGCAGGCCGCGACCGCCAAGGCCCGCTTCATGGCGGCGCTGCGGGGCTCGCGTGAGCCGCTGGTGCTGGGACAGGGCTGGAAGTACCAGGCCATCTCGGTGGCTCCGGAGGAGTCGCAGTTCCTGGAGACGCAGAAGTACACGGCCGCCGAGTGCGCCCGGATCTACGGGCCGGGCATGCCGGAGATCCTCGGCTACGAGACCGGCGGCTCGATGACCTACGCCAACGTCGAGCAGCGGTCGCTGGATCTGCTGACCTACGCGCTGGACCGGTGGCTGGTGCGCACAGAGCGCATGTTCACCGCGCTGCTGCCGCCCGGCCAGTACGTGAAGCTCAACCGCAAGGCGCTCGCCCGCACCGACCTGCTGACCCGCTTCCGCGCGCACGCCCTGGCGCTCCAGAACCGGTGGACGACACCGAACGAGGTCCGCGACGTCGAGGACCAGCCGCCCGTGAAGTGGGGCGACGAACCCAACCAGGCGCCCGCGCCGAAGGAACAGATCGACTGA
- a CDS encoding terminase, with amino-acid sequence MLAEPELLRGAQRPRLFTAPPTFLSSAGLEAVELAAHAGLDLMTWQQHILDVGLRERDDGQWSAFEVAVNLPRQNGKGGVIEARELAGLFLLGERLIIHSAHEFKTARVAFQRIQSLILGCPDLRKRVKRMLCNTTETSITLVTGQSLQFIARSGGSGRGWTGDCNILDECMILGDDAMGALMPTMSAVDNPQLWYLGSAGIGSPSVQLGRLRRRALAALEAGEPDPSLAYFEWSIDPHLDECPTGCMDHDNADDPAAWAKANPSLGYLITPEFVRNEQASLGSSGIFERERLGVGDYPSDEADTWQVIAEDAWRALAVGDVKEIAEARTTAPVVLSIDMTPERSHAAICAAIRWRGGVHVTVVDHRPGTGWIVERAKELHGKWKPRCWVVDPASPAASLIPTLEDAEEGLGVEVVKPKAREMAAACGQFYDAVTTQSLTHFDDAPLASALAGAQKRDLGDAWAWARRTVGVDISPLVAATEAAWGLSAEVEDTVDPLDNIF; translated from the coding sequence GTGCTCGCCGAGCCTGAGCTGCTGCGTGGTGCCCAGCGTCCGAGGCTGTTCACCGCGCCGCCCACGTTCCTGTCGTCGGCCGGGCTGGAGGCCGTGGAGCTGGCCGCGCACGCCGGCCTCGACCTGATGACGTGGCAGCAGCACATCCTGGACGTGGGGCTGCGCGAGCGGGATGACGGGCAGTGGTCGGCGTTCGAGGTCGCGGTCAACCTGCCGAGGCAGAACGGCAAGGGCGGCGTGATCGAAGCCCGGGAGCTGGCGGGGCTGTTCCTGCTGGGTGAGCGGCTGATCATCCACTCCGCGCACGAGTTCAAGACGGCCCGGGTGGCGTTCCAGCGGATCCAGTCCCTCATCCTCGGCTGCCCTGACCTGCGCAAACGTGTGAAGCGGATGCTGTGCAACACCACGGAGACATCGATCACCCTGGTGACCGGCCAGTCGCTCCAGTTCATCGCCCGCTCCGGTGGCTCGGGCCGCGGCTGGACGGGCGACTGCAACATCCTCGACGAGTGCATGATCCTCGGCGATGACGCGATGGGCGCGCTGATGCCGACGATGTCCGCGGTCGACAACCCGCAGCTGTGGTACCTGGGCAGCGCCGGCATCGGCTCCCCGTCGGTGCAGCTGGGCCGGTTGCGCCGACGCGCTCTGGCTGCCCTGGAGGCCGGGGAGCCGGATCCGTCGCTCGCGTACTTCGAGTGGTCGATCGACCCGCACCTGGACGAGTGTCCGACCGGGTGCATGGACCACGACAACGCGGACGACCCGGCGGCGTGGGCGAAGGCGAACCCTTCACTCGGCTACCTGATCACCCCGGAGTTCGTCCGCAACGAGCAGGCCTCGCTCGGCAGCTCCGGCATCTTCGAGCGCGAGCGGCTCGGCGTCGGCGACTACCCCTCCGACGAGGCGGACACCTGGCAGGTCATCGCCGAGGACGCGTGGCGGGCCCTGGCGGTCGGCGACGTCAAGGAGATCGCCGAGGCGCGCACGACGGCGCCGGTGGTCCTGTCCATCGACATGACCCCCGAGCGGTCGCACGCGGCGATCTGCGCGGCGATCCGGTGGCGGGGCGGCGTGCACGTCACGGTGGTCGACCACCGGCCCGGCACGGGCTGGATCGTCGAGCGGGCCAAGGAGCTGCACGGCAAGTGGAAGCCGCGCTGCTGGGTCGTCGACCCGGCCAGCCCGGCGGCCTCGCTGATCCCCACGCTGGAGGACGCCGAGGAGGGCCTGGGCGTCGAGGTGGTCAAGCCGAAGGCGCGGGAGATGGCGGCCGCCTGCGGCCAGTTCTACGACGCGGTCACCACGCAGTCCCTGACGCACTTCGACGACGCGCCGCTGGCCTCCGCGCTCGCGGGCGCCCAGAAGCGCGACCTGGGCGATGCGTGGGCGTGGGCGCGGCGCACGGTCGGCGTGGACATCAGCCCGCTGGTGGCGGCGACGGAAGCCGCGTGGGGCCTGAGTGCTGAGGTCGAGGACACCGTGGACCCGCTGGACAACATCTTCTGA